Proteins from one Mercurialis annua linkage group LG7, ddMerAnnu1.2, whole genome shotgun sequence genomic window:
- the LOC126657766 gene encoding GDP-mannose transporter GONST3-like: MSGDVENLKVGESQKDPGELSPDNDIKTTWYTGLVRQTSVYGVAAGYCLSASLLSIINKWAIMKFPYPGALTALQYFTSAAGVLVCGGLKLVEHDRLDLLTMWRFLPAAIMFYLSLFTNSELLLHANVDTFIVFRSVVPIFVAIGETMFLHQPWPAIKTWISLATIFGGSVLYVLTDYQFTVAAYSWALAYLVSMTVDFVYIKHVVMTIGLNTWGLVLYNNLEALLLFPLELLIMGELKKIKHEITDETDWYSFGVILPVGLSCLFGLSISFFGFSCRRAISATGYTVLGVVNKLLTVVINLVIWDKHSTFIGTVGLLICMVGGIMYQQSTSKPKPSPAVETEESDNEEQQKLLEMQSSNEIESHNQK; the protein is encoded by the coding sequence ATGTCTGGTGATGTGGAAAATCTTAAAGTTGGTGAGAGCCAGAAAGATCCAGGAGAATTGTCTCCTGATAATGATATTAAGACAACCTGGTACACTGGCTTAGTCCGTCAAACATCTGTCTATGGTGTCGCTGCTGGATATTGCCTTTCGGCATCTCTGCTCTCGATCATCAACAAGTGGGCGATAATGAAATTCCCATATCCTGGCGCTCTGACTGCTCTACAGTACTTCACTAGTGCTGCAGGCGTCCTTGTATGCGGCGGGTTGAAACTCGTGGAGCACGACAGACTTGACCTTTTGACAATGTGGCGTTTCCTACCTGCGGCAATTATGTTCTACCTATCGCTCTTCACTAACAGTGAGCTCTTACTCCATGCAAATGTCGATACCTTCATTGTCTTCCGTTCTGTAGTCCCGATATTTGTTGCAATAGGTGAAACCATGTTCCTGCACCAGCCCTGGCCAGCGATAAAGACATGGATTTCACTTGCTACCATATTTGGTGGAAGTGTACTTTACGTTCTAACAGATTACCAATTCACAGTCGCAGCTTACAGTTGGGCTCTCGCATATTTGGTAAGCATGACTGTCGATTTTGTATATATTAAGCATGTCGTGATGACCATAGGTTTAAATACATGGGGTCTCGTGCTGTACAACAATCTCGAGGCCCTCCTACTATTTCCCTTGGAATTGCTGATTATGGGTGAACTAAAGAAGATAAAGCATGAAATTACAGATGAGACAGATTGGTATTCTTTTGGGGTGATTCTGCCTGTTGGATTATCTTGCCTGTTTGGTTTATCAATCTCCTTTTTCGGATTTTCCTGCCGGAGGGCAATTTCCGCGACAGGATATACCGTTCTTGGCGTAGTAAATAAGTTACTAACAGTGGTAATCAATCTCGTAATTTGGGATAAGCATTCAACATTTATTGGAACGGTAGGGCTTCTCATATGTATGGTAGGTGGTATTATGTATCAGCAATCCACAAGTAAAC